The Capra hircus breed San Clemente chromosome 25, ASM170441v1, whole genome shotgun sequence genome has a window encoding:
- the HSPB1 gene encoding heat shock protein beta-1, with amino-acid sequence MAERRVPFSLLRGPSWDPFRDWYPAHSRLFDQAFGLPRLPEEWSQWLSHSGWPGYVRPLPAAAIEGPAYSRALSRQLSSGVSEIQQTADRWRVSLDVNHFAPEELTVKTKDGVVEITGKHEERQDEHGYISRCFTRKYTLPPGVDPTQVSSSLSPEGTLTVEAPLPKSATQSAEITIPVTFQARAQLGGPEAGKSEQPANK; translated from the exons ATGGCCGAGCGCCGAGTGCCCTTCTCGCTCCTAAGGGGCCCCAGCTGGGACCCTTTCCGCGACTGGTATCCGGCCCACAGCCGCCTCTTCGACCAGGCCTTCGGGCTGCCCCGGCTGCCCGAGGAGTGGTCGCAGTGGCTCAGCCACAGCGGATGGCCGGGCTACGTGCGCCCGCTGCCCGCCGCAGCGATCGAGGGTCCCGCCTACAGCCGCGCGCTCAGCCGACAGCTCAGCAGCGGGGTCTCCGAGATCCAGCAGACCGCCGACCGCTGGCGCGTGTCCCTGGACGTCAACCACTTCGCCCCCGAGGAGCTGACGGTCAAGACCAAGGACGGCGTGGTGGAGATCACTG gcaAGCACGAGGAAAGGCAGGACGAGCACGGCTACATTTCCCGTTGCTTCACTCGCAAATACAC GCTGCCCCCCGGTGTGGACCCCACCCAGGtctcctcctctctgtccccTGAGGGCACACTCACCGTGGAGGCCCCGTTGCCCAAGTCAGCTACCCAGTCGGCCGAGATCACCATTCCCGTCACCTTCCAGGCGCGTGCCCAGCTTGGCGGCCCCGAAGCCGGAAAGTCCGAACAGCCGGCAAACAAGTAA